A part of Halobacillus shinanisalinarum genomic DNA contains:
- the helD gene encoding RNA polymerase recycling motor HelD, whose protein sequence is MTHVDNEWDVEQQRIAEVRKVIEAKKNQLLRSADSLKGDIIDLRKKFWDDVTVNFDEVDDAVETYASIKQQSELLSERERSHGQYYRSKKLLDRMEDSPYFGRIDFTEDGVAKEAIYIGISSLMNKAEDHFLVYDWRAPVSSMYYDFEPGSAYYETPEGTIEGAIDLKRQFVTENGMLKGMFNTGITIGDSLLQKVLGDQASSQMKSIVATIQKEQNAIIRNESSQLLLVQGVAGSGKTSAAMQRVAYLLYRYRKQMNADQILLFSPNQMFSSYVASVLPELGEEPMQQSTFQEYVSKRLDDEFDLQTPFEQLESSLAAKGSGEESHEKEAVDFKSSASFKMMIDNYLKQLSTHGMRFRNVKFRGEVRIPAERIEEFFYQLDSAMSMANKVDLVKDWLFNQLKHVEREERAKDWPEEEAALLSKEDYLKAFQKLEQNHNFNEETFNDFEKEEKLLKKIIVRRRMASLRKKIANYKFIQMEKVYEGLFNESFPQVKMQPKSWSQISQHTIQNVQKRYLPVEDQTPYLYLQDQLEGRKVNTSIRYVFMDEAQDYSVFQYLYIKEMFPSAQFTLLGDKHQAIYTHNLGGMTILDKQVHNGEAKKMELSRSYRSTRPIVEFTKHLLVDGASIEAFNRDGHLPRLWKVTELEEVKERIIEVIQDRQREGHETIAILCYTLEESKQAYQLVGKQLSATLIYKETQPFQSGVLILPVYFAKGIEFDSVLVYNATRQGYQDDEGRLMLYTACTRAMHELDVLYNEKENSILSEIPKGLYI, encoded by the coding sequence ATGACTCACGTGGATAATGAGTGGGACGTTGAGCAACAAAGAATCGCTGAAGTACGCAAGGTTATAGAAGCAAAAAAGAATCAGTTACTTAGAAGTGCCGATTCTCTTAAAGGGGATATTATCGATCTTAGGAAGAAATTCTGGGACGATGTAACCGTCAATTTTGATGAAGTCGATGATGCTGTTGAAACCTATGCAAGTATCAAGCAGCAGTCGGAGTTATTGTCAGAACGTGAAAGAAGTCACGGCCAATATTATAGGAGTAAAAAACTGCTTGATCGAATGGAGGACTCTCCATATTTTGGGCGAATTGATTTTACTGAAGATGGAGTAGCTAAAGAAGCGATATACATTGGCATTTCCTCATTGATGAATAAGGCGGAGGACCATTTTCTTGTGTATGACTGGCGAGCCCCTGTTTCAAGTATGTACTATGATTTTGAGCCTGGATCTGCCTACTACGAAACGCCTGAAGGCACCATTGAAGGGGCGATCGACCTTAAAAGACAATTTGTTACAGAAAACGGTATGTTAAAAGGAATGTTTAATACAGGGATTACCATTGGAGACTCTTTGCTGCAAAAAGTGCTCGGAGATCAGGCGAGTTCCCAAATGAAATCCATCGTAGCAACGATACAAAAAGAACAAAACGCGATTATTAGAAACGAAAGTAGTCAATTACTGCTTGTCCAAGGTGTAGCCGGAAGTGGAAAAACATCTGCCGCTATGCAGAGGGTCGCCTATTTACTTTATAGATACCGCAAGCAAATGAATGCAGATCAAATTTTACTGTTTTCACCAAACCAAATGTTTTCAAGCTATGTCGCGTCAGTCCTTCCTGAGTTAGGGGAAGAGCCAATGCAGCAATCAACCTTTCAAGAATACGTCTCGAAGCGCTTAGATGATGAATTTGATTTGCAGACACCATTTGAACAGCTGGAAAGTTCTTTAGCAGCTAAAGGAAGCGGCGAAGAATCTCACGAAAAAGAGGCAGTAGATTTTAAGTCAAGCGCTTCTTTTAAAATGATGATCGACAACTACCTGAAGCAATTATCTACCCATGGAATGAGGTTTAGAAATGTGAAGTTCCGTGGAGAAGTACGAATCCCTGCTGAGCGCATCGAGGAATTCTTCTATCAGTTAGATTCGGCAATGTCGATGGCAAATAAAGTAGACCTCGTTAAGGACTGGTTATTTAATCAGCTTAAGCATGTGGAAAGAGAGGAGCGAGCTAAGGATTGGCCGGAGGAAGAAGCTGCCTTGCTTAGCAAAGAGGACTATTTGAAGGCTTTTCAAAAGTTGGAACAAAATCATAATTTCAATGAAGAGACATTTAATGATTTTGAAAAAGAGGAAAAATTGTTGAAGAAAATAATCGTTAGACGACGGATGGCCTCTTTGAGAAAAAAGATTGCAAACTACAAGTTTATCCAAATGGAAAAGGTGTATGAAGGTCTTTTTAATGAATCGTTCCCTCAGGTTAAGATGCAGCCAAAAAGCTGGAGTCAAATAAGTCAACATACGATCCAAAACGTACAAAAACGCTATCTTCCTGTAGAGGATCAAACCCCCTATTTATATTTGCAGGACCAGCTGGAAGGGCGGAAGGTGAATACCTCAATTCGCTACGTGTTCATGGATGAAGCACAGGACTATTCCGTTTTTCAATACTTATATATTAAAGAGATGTTTCCATCCGCTCAGTTCACGCTTTTAGGTGACAAACACCAAGCTATCTATACACACAACCTTGGAGGCATGACAATTCTAGATAAGCAGGTCCACAACGGGGAAGCGAAGAAAATGGAACTATCCAGAAGTTATCGTTCCACTAGGCCTATCGTGGAATTTACCAAACATTTATTGGTGGATGGAGCAAGTATTGAAGCCTTTAATCGAGATGGGCATTTACCGCGTCTGTGGAAAGTGACAGAGTTGGAGGAAGTTAAGGAAAGGATTATTGAAGTCATCCAGGATAGACAAAGAGAAGGCCATGAGACAATTGCTATTCTGTGTTATACACTTGAAGAAAGCAAACAAGCGTATCAATTAGTAGGAAAACAGCTTAGCGCTACACTGATATACAAAGAAACACAGCCATTCCAATCGGGCGTACTCATTTTACCTGTGTATTTTGCTAAAGGAATTGAATTTGATAGTGTTCTCGTTTACAATGCTACGCGTCAAGGGTACCAGGATGATGAAGGACGATTGATGCTATATACTGCCTGTACCCGTGCTATGCATGAACTGGATGTTCTTTATAATGAGAAAGAAAATTCCATCCTTTCAGAGATTCCAAAAGGGCTTTATATCTAG
- a CDS encoding YpmS family protein, which yields MLKRWFFKNKWRSSFVLLGAINLGIILWVLSLVFLPTSYQIVNVEPEEESSDAEFTIVSTKQNLEQLANEYLSELSTQTIFDYSISLDRNVTLIGNIKAFEQTIPIKLELKPIVQENGDLILEQERISLGKLPLPNKKVLEYVAENYKFPEWVRVHPNEENIYVAVTQMDTASNFKIAVDRFNLNSNQLAFRISVPNDTFNFAQALVEEKLK from the coding sequence ATGTTAAAACGCTGGTTTTTCAAAAATAAATGGAGGTCCTCCTTTGTCCTTTTGGGGGCTATTAATTTAGGCATCATCCTTTGGGTTCTCTCACTTGTTTTTCTCCCAACCTCCTATCAGATTGTTAACGTTGAGCCTGAGGAGGAGAGCTCGGATGCGGAATTCACAATTGTTTCGACAAAGCAAAACCTTGAGCAGCTAGCTAATGAATATTTAAGTGAGCTTTCTACACAAACAATATTCGATTATTCGATCTCCCTAGATAGGAACGTCACACTCATCGGCAATATTAAAGCATTTGAGCAAACAATTCCTATTAAGCTAGAGTTAAAACCTATCGTTCAAGAAAATGGAGATCTGATCTTGGAACAAGAGCGAATATCGCTTGGGAAGCTCCCCCTACCTAATAAAAAAGTATTGGAATATGTAGCTGAAAATTACAAATTTCCAGAATGGGTCAGGGTCCATCCTAATGAAGAAAATATTTACGTTGCTGTTACTCAAATGGATACAGCTTCTAACTTCAAAATAGCAGTAGACCGTTTCAACTTAAATTCAAACCAGTTGGCTTTCCGTATCTCAGTACCGAATGACACTTTTAATTTTGCGCAAGCGCTCGTTGAAGAAAAGCTAAAATAA